A part of Desulfobacter sp. genomic DNA contains:
- the hpdC gene encoding 4-hydroxyphenylacetate decarboxylase small subunit — protein sequence MEKLKYKDTRNFAPIDVTRGVDLVTKQIVMADADAPDDAVIMPKCKFCANFNETDAFMGICTASMNDPDFFAYPDMVAVTCEMFEAL from the coding sequence ATGGAAAAGCTTAAATACAAAGATACCCGCAACTTCGCCCCCATCGATGTGACCCGTGGCGTTGACCTGGTCACCAAGCAGATTGTCATGGCTGATGCCGACGCGCCCGACGACGCCGTCATCATGCCCAAGTGCAAATTCTGCGCAAACTTCAATGAGACCGACGCCTTCATGGGCATCTGCACGGCCTCAATGAACGATCCTGATTTTTTTGCCTATCCCGACATGGTGGCTGTCACCTGTGAAATGTTTGAAGCTCTGTAG
- a CDS encoding MFS transporter, with product MDTNKAKRYGWSVVAASWLAVFCLFGYRATFAILKGPMSTDLGWSQAQVTLGYSLMMVFYAVTAFFSGMILDKWGTKPVYAIAAVLGALGFYTTSMISSHLAYLLTFGLIAGVATGMLWVTSTVSVRKWYVGKSYATMWGIAFAGAPMAQFILAYITRSALQSGGADAWRGAMQILSVIILVALAAAVALAKRSPEAYEMAPFGEMPAPGGGPDTQEYVWEVKEAFSKYAIWAAIFTFLTSMMGEFLIWTQVVSYWTADLGWTRDTAVGIYAVIGVIGIFSMPLMGVVADKVVQKTGNEARGRKIMLIIGPLTGVIACLLLLMSTRTALWAYAACFVFAVYWAIVPGGVVGYTGAIYGRKTLGKIWGLATLIVMGIGPFTGSFIGGWLKDISGSYTYSIYFALGSFAVSIFLAMTLPLAATTPEHETTGHRPRRRRAFTG from the coding sequence ATGGATACGAATAAAGCGAAACGCTATGGTTGGTCGGTGGTTGCCGCCTCTTGGCTGGCGGTATTCTGCCTTTTCGGATACCGGGCCACCTTTGCCATCCTCAAAGGGCCCATGAGCACGGATCTGGGCTGGTCCCAGGCCCAGGTCACCCTGGGCTATTCCCTGATGATGGTCTTTTATGCGGTAACGGCATTTTTCAGCGGAATGATCCTGGATAAATGGGGAACCAAACCCGTGTACGCCATTGCCGCCGTCCTGGGGGCACTGGGATTCTATACCACCAGCATGATTTCCAGCCATCTGGCCTATCTGCTCACCTTTGGGCTCATCGCCGGGGTGGCCACGGGCATGCTCTGGGTGACCTCAACGGTATCGGTGCGCAAATGGTATGTGGGCAAATCCTATGCCACCATGTGGGGGATCGCCTTTGCAGGCGCCCCCATGGCCCAGTTTATACTGGCCTATATTACACGGTCCGCCCTCCAGTCGGGCGGTGCAGATGCCTGGCGGGGTGCCATGCAGATTCTTTCGGTGATTATCCTTGTGGCCCTGGCGGCCGCAGTGGCCCTGGCCAAAAGATCCCCTGAAGCCTATGAGATGGCCCCCTTCGGGGAAATGCCTGCCCCCGGCGGCGGACCTGATACCCAGGAGTATGTCTGGGAAGTCAAGGAGGCCTTCTCCAAATACGCGATCTGGGCCGCCATTTTCACCTTTCTGACCAGTATGATGGGCGAATTTCTCATCTGGACCCAGGTGGTCTCCTACTGGACGGCGGACCTGGGCTGGACCCGGGATACGGCCGTGGGCATCTATGCCGTCATCGGTGTAATCGGCATCTTCAGCATGCCGCTGATGGGTGTCGTGGCGGATAAGGTGGTCCAAAAAACGGGGAACGAGGCCAGGGGTCGGAAGATCATGCTCATCATCGGGCCGTTAACCGGTGTCATTGCCTGTCTTCTGCTTCTCATGAGTACCAGGACAGCCCTATGGGCCTATGCCGCCTGCTTTGTCTTCGCCGTCTACTGGGCCATTGTACCCGGCGGAGTGGTGGGGTACACCGGCGCCATCTACGGCAGGAAAACCCTGGGCAAAATCTGGGGCCTGGCCACCCTCATCGTCATGGGCATCGGACCCTTTACCGGTTCCTTCATCGGGGGCTGGCTCAAGGACATATCCGGTTCCTACACCTATTCCATCTATTTCGCCCTGGGGTCCTTTGCCGTTTCCATTTTTCTGGCAATGACCCTGCCCCTTGCAGCGACAACGCCTGAACATGAAACCACAGGGCACCGCCCCAGGCGCAGACGTGCATTTACCGGATAG